In Pongo abelii isolate AG06213 chromosome X, NHGRI_mPonAbe1-v2.0_pri, whole genome shotgun sequence, one DNA window encodes the following:
- the LOC112131491 gene encoding heat shock transcription factor, X-linked, which yields MENKPSLSMARCEERHSRGQGHGLERVPFPPQLHSETYLHPADPSPAWDDPVSTGSPNFRLLTEEIAFQPLAQEASFRRPHPDGDDPPQGEDNLLSLPFPQKLWRLVSSNQFLSIWWDDSGACIVINQKLFEKEILKRDVAHKVFATNSITSFFRQLNLYGFRKRRQCTFRTFTRIVSAKRLGSILNKLEFYCHPYFQRDAPHLLVRMKRRVGVKSAPRHQEEDEPEAAGSCLAPADPEQQDHTSPNENDQVTPQHQEPAGPNTHIRSGSAPPATPVTVPDPTVASDNAPATQPAGEWSEGSQAHVTLVAAVPEPAALPFLYVPGSPTQMNSYGPVVALPTASPSTLVMDTTGLPAPGVLPFCHLWVPVTLVAAGTAQPAASMAMFPHPPALHHHCPHSHHTSQYMPASDGPQAYPDYADQST from the exons ATGGAGAACAAGCCATCATTGAGTATGGCTCGCTGTGAGGAAAGACATTCGAGAGGACAGGGTCATGGCTTGGAAAGGGTGCCTTTTCCTCCCCAATTGCACTCAGAGACCTACCTTCACCCAGCAGATCCTTCCCCTGCCTGGGATGACCCAGTGTCCACTGGGAGCCCTAACTTCAGGCTGCTGACAGAAGAAATCGCTTTCCAACCTCTGGCCCAGGAAGCTTCGTTCAGAAGGCCACACCCTGACGGTGACGACCCGCCCCAGGGAGAAGATaatctcctctccctcccctttccgcAGAAACTGTGGAGACTGGTCAGCAGCAACCAGTTTTTGTCCATCTGGTGGGATGACAGTGGGGCTTGTATAGTGATCAATCAAAAACTCTTTGAAAAGGAGATTCTCAAAAGGGACGTCGCACACAAAGTGTTTGCCACAAATTCGATAACCAGCTTCTTCCGCCAGCTAAACTTGTACGGCTTCCGAAAACGGCGTCAATGCACTTTCAGGACCTTCACCCGCATTGTCTCCGCAAAAAGGCTGGGCTCCATCTTGAATAAG TTAGAGTTCTACTGCCATCCTTACTTTCAAAGAGACGCCCCTCACCTCCTCGTGAGGATGAAGAGAAGAGTGGGCGTCAAGTCTGCACCCAGACATCAGGAAGAGGACGAGCCAGAAGCTGCTGGATCCTGTCTGGCACCAGCAGACCCTGAGCAACAAGATCACACGTCTCCGAATGAGAATGACCAGGTCACACCACAACACCAGGAACCGGCCGGTCCCAACACCCACATCAGGAGTGGCTCTGCTCCACCAGCAACTCCTGTGACGGTGCCCGATCCCACCGTGGCGAGTGACAACGCTCCAGCGACCCAGCCGGCCGGCGAGTGGTCAGAGGGCAGCCAGGCTCACGTCACTCTGGTGGCCGCTGTCCCTGAGCCTGCAGCGCTGCCCTTCCTCTATGTCCCTGGATCTCCCACTCAGATGAATTCTTATGGGCCTGTGGTGGCCCTTCCCACAGCTTCCCCTAGTACCCTTGTCATGGACACCACAGGACTTCCTGCACCCGGCGTGCTGCCCTTTTGCCATCTCTGGGTACCGGTGACCCTAGTGGCTGCTGGGACTGCACAGCCTGCTGCCTCCATGGCCATGTTCCCCCATCCCCCAGCTCTGCACCACCATTGCCCCCACAGCCACCACACGTCACAGTACATGCCAGCTAGCGATGGGCCCCAGGCGTACCCAGACTACGCAGACCAGAGCACATAG
- the LOC129053092 gene encoding transmembrane protein 185A-like — translation MSFLCLVVLYYIVWSVLFLRSVDVIAEQRRTHIAMALSWMTIIVPFLTFEILLVHKLDGHNAFSCIPIFVPLWLSLITLMATTFGQKGGNHWWFGIRKDFCQFLLEIFPFLREYGNISYELHHEDNEETEETPVPEPPKIAPMFRKKARVVITQSPGKYVLPPPKLNIEMPD, via the exons AtgtcctttctgtgcctggtggTCCTCTACTACATCGTGTGGTCCGTCTTGTTCTTGCGCTCTGTGGATGTGATTGCGGAGCAGCGCAGGACACATATAGCCATGGCCCTGAGCTGGATGACCATCATCGTGCCCTTTCTTACATTTGAG attctgcTGGTGCACAAACTGGATGGCCACAACGCCTTCTCCTGCATCCCGATCTTTGTGCCCCTTTGGCTCTCCTTGATCACGCTGATGGCAACCACATTTGGACAGAAGGGAGGAAACCACT GGTGGTTTGGTATCCGCAAAGATTTCTGTCAGTTTCTGCTTGAAATCTTCCCATTTCTACGAGAATATGGAAACATTTCCTATGAGCTCCATCACGAAGATAATGAAGAAACCGAGGAGACCCCAGTTCCGGAGCCTCCTAAAATCGCACCCATGTTTCGAAAGAAGGCCAGAGTGGTCATTACCCAGAGTCCTGGGAAGTATGTGCTCCCACCTCCCAAATTAAATATCGAAATGCCAGATTAG